One genomic window of Corynebacterium pseudotuberculosis includes the following:
- a CDS encoding VOC family protein, which yields MSLILHGDPTWIDLSTHDLEGSQAFYKELFGWEFNSQGEECGGYNIILSEGQPVGGAMDSHMGPEGPSETPMAPTAWTIYLKVDDINAALAAAQETGGQVLLPSMQVGTLGFMAIVSDPAGGVVGLWQALDFPGITREPVKGQPAWFEVMSKDFDAAAPFYQKVAGWKLSYIGEDGQPADSAQDGIRYAANAPGEAATAGICEAKDFLPEEVPSHWRVYFSVADVDATVSKLQELGGQLIDGPVDTPFGRIATVADPQGASFQLSSR from the coding sequence ATGTCCCTCATCTTGCATGGTGACCCTACGTGGATTGATCTTTCTACTCATGACCTCGAAGGTTCACAAGCCTTCTATAAAGAACTTTTTGGCTGGGAGTTCAACAGCCAGGGCGAAGAATGTGGCGGCTATAACATCATCCTCTCAGAAGGGCAGCCTGTTGGCGGTGCCATGGACTCCCACATGGGGCCCGAAGGTCCTTCTGAAACCCCTATGGCCCCTACCGCGTGGACCATATACCTCAAGGTTGATGACATTAACGCTGCGCTTGCTGCTGCTCAAGAAACAGGTGGGCAAGTTCTCCTACCTTCTATGCAAGTAGGAACCCTGGGCTTTATGGCTATCGTGTCCGATCCTGCGGGCGGGGTTGTGGGATTGTGGCAGGCCTTGGACTTCCCCGGCATCACCCGTGAACCAGTCAAGGGACAACCTGCTTGGTTTGAAGTTATGAGCAAAGACTTTGACGCAGCCGCGCCGTTCTATCAAAAAGTCGCCGGCTGGAAGCTGAGCTACATCGGTGAAGACGGTCAACCTGCGGATTCGGCACAGGACGGGATCCGCTACGCAGCCAACGCGCCGGGCGAGGCAGCTACAGCTGGAATCTGCGAGGCAAAGGACTTTTTGCCTGAAGAGGTCCCAAGCCACTGGCGTGTTTACTTCAGTGTCGCTGATGTTGACGCCACCGTGAGCAAGCTACAGGAGCTGGGCGGTCAGCTTATCGACGGTCCCGTAGACACGCCTTTCGGCCGAATCGCTACAGTTGCGGACCCTCAGGGTGCAAGCTTTCAGTTGTCTAGTCGGTAA